The following proteins are co-located in the Oenanthe melanoleuca isolate GR-GAL-2019-014 chromosome 4, OMel1.0, whole genome shotgun sequence genome:
- the ELMOD2 gene encoding ELMO domain-containing protein 2: protein MWTHVWGFLYNNYFRFWLKWLLRLLTGKCELQRLLGGAEAGARRTLGVEHSLESSKNKVLRNAVHVEEAEVEKCVRDVMKEKKIEQKDTGFKRNLHISLLQISGYKKLYLNVESLRKVPYDSENEEHEEQLIELWNLLMPHENLKARISKQWCDIGFQGDDPKTDFRGMGLLGLVNLVYFSKHYTNEARQILSRSNHPKLGYSYAIVGINLTEMAYSLLKNGALKSHLYNMVSGLPQMEHFHQFYCYLVYEFDKFWFEEEPESIMHFNQYREKFHEKIKGLLLDYNVVLTLQEMKKP, encoded by the exons ATGTGGACGCACGTCTGGGGATTCCTGTACAACAACTACTTTCGGTTCTGGCTCAAGTGGCTGCTGCGGCTGCTGACGGGCAAGTGCGAGCTGCAGCGCCTGCTGGGCGGCGCGGAGGCGGGAGCGCGGCGGACGCTGGGCGTAG AACATTCACTGGAATCATCAAAAAATAAG GTTTTAAGAAATGCTGTACACGTTGAAGAAGCTGAAGTGGAGAAATGTGTCAGAGatgtaatgaaagaaaagaagattgAACAGAAGGATACAGG GTTTAAGAGAAATTTGCATATATCCTTACTACAGATATCAGGTTATAAAAAACTGTATTTGAATGTGGAAAGCCTAAGGAAGGTCCCATATgattcagaaaatgaagaacACGAGGAACAGTTAATTGag ctctggaaTTTGCTGATGCCTCACGAGAATCTGAAGGCCAGAATCAGCAAACAGTGGTGTGACATCGGCTTCCAAGGCGATGATCCCAAAACAGACTTCAGAGGAATGGGGCTGCTGGGCTTAGTGAACCTGGT GTATTTTAGTAAGCATTACACCAATGAAGCTCGTCAGATCCTTTCTCGGTCAAATCACCCAAAGCTGGG GTACTCCTATGCCATAGTTGGGATCAATCTGACAGAGATGGCATACAGCTTGCTCAAGAATGGTGCTTTAAAGTCTCATCTCTACAACATGGTCTCTGGGTTGCCACAGATGGAGCACTTCCATCAGTTTTACT gtTATCTAGTTTATGAGTTTGACAAGTTCTGGTTTGAAGAGGAACCAGAAAGCATTATGCACTTCAACCAGTACAGAGagaaattccatgaaaaaattaaGGGACTTCTACTGGATTACAATGTGGTACTGACCTTACAAGAGATGAAGAAACCTTAA
- the TBC1D9 gene encoding TBC1 domain family member 9 isoform X2, with protein MWVNPEEVLLANALWVTERANPYFILQRRKGHGGDGGGGGLAGLLVGTLDVVLDSSARVAPYRILYQAPDSLVYWTIACGCSRKEITEHWEWLEQNLLQTLSIFENENDINTFVRGKIQGIIAEYNKINGIKEDDDTEKFKEAIVKFHKLFGMPEEEKLVNYYSCSYWKGKVPRQGWVYLSINHLCFYSFLMGREAKLVIRWVDITQLEKNATLLFPDMIKVSTRSSEHFFSVFLNISETFKLMEQLANIAMRQLLDNEGFEQDRSLPKLKKKSPKKVSALKRDLDARAKSERYRALFRLPKDEKLDGHTDCTLWTPFNKMHILGQMFVSTNYICFTSKEENLCSLIIPLREVTIVEKADSSSVLPSPLSISTKNRMTFLFANLKDRDFLVQRISDFLQQTTSKIYLDKNISGSYISSDDEVFTRSSSLISASPHKSLSSESEGERQFNLNDNGIPTATQALMTMYRRRSPEEFNPKLAKEFLKEQAWKIHFAEYGQGVCMYRTEKTRDLVLKGIPESMRGELWLLFSGAINEMATHPGYYEDLVEKSMGKYNLATEEIERDLHRSLPEHPAFQNEMGIAALRRVLTAYAFRNPNIGYCQAMNIVTSVLLLYAKEEEAFWLLVALCERMLPDYYNTRVVGALVDQGVFEELARDYIPQLYDCMQDLGVISTISLSWFLTLFLSVMPFESAVVVVDCFFCEGIKVIFQLALAVLEANVDKLLNCKDDGEAMTVLGRYLDSVTNKDSTLPPIPHLHSLLSDDVEPYPEVDIFRLIRSSYEKFGSIRADLIEQMRFKQRLKVIQTLEDTTKRNVVRTIVTETSFTIDELEELYALFKAEHLTSCYWGGNSNATERHDPSLPYLEQYRIDFEQFKGMFALLFPWACGTHSDVLAARLFRLLDENGDLLINFREFVSGLSAACHGDLTEKLKLLYKMHVLPDPSPEQEEPDSAFEATQYFFEDITPDCTHGKKSSQENRNYLKMWSQENKSKAKNTKDLPKLNQGQFIELCKTMYNMFSEDPNEQDLYHATAAVTSLLLEIGEVGKLFSTQPPSDTESSNSCSKAIQGQLFQKKEQHQFPLEQHKAFRDSLVAGEEEAAGTDSALGMQMEDIKLEDSSPRDNGACSSMLISDDDTKDDSSMSSYSVLSAGSHEEEKLHCEDIGEDTVLVRSGHAPALRRSTSIDRDWAITFEQFLASLLTEPALVRYFDKPVSMMARITNAKNIRMRGKPITSASDYEISTMSG; from the exons GTTGCTCAAGGAAGGAAATCACTGaacactgggaatggctggaacAGAATTTGTTGCAAACTCTTTCAATCTTTGAAAATGAGAATGACATAAATACATTTGTCAGAGGAAAAATACAG GGCATCATTGCTGAGTACAACAAAATCAATGGCATCAAGGAGGATGACGACACAGAAAAATTCAAGGAAGCCATAGTGAAATTTCACAAGCTGTTTGGGATGCCAGAAGAAGAGAAATTAGTGAACTACTACTCCTGCAGTTACTGGAAGGGGAAGGTTCCCCGTCAGGGCTGGGTGTATCTCAGCATTAATCACCTTTGCTTTTACTCTTTCCTCATGGGCAGGGAAG CAAAGTTAGTTATCCGTTGGGTTGATATCACTCAGCTGGAGAAGAATGCTACATTGCTCTTCCCTGATATGATCAAAGTGAGCACAAGGTCAAGTGAACATTTCTTCTCAGTATTCCTTAATATCAGTGAGACATTTAAACTAATGGAACAGCTTGCCAATATAGCTATGCGACAGCTGTTGGACAATGAAGGATTTGAACAAGACAGGTCATTAcccaaactgaaaaagaaatcccccaaaaaagtATCTGCTCTAAAACG GGATCTTGATGCCAGAGCTAAGAGCGAGAGATACCGCGCATTGTTCCGGCTTCCCAAGGATGAGAAATTGGATGGACACACAGACTGTACTCTTTGGACTCCATTCAACAAAATGCATATTTTGGGTCAGATGTTTGTTTCTACAAACTACATTTGCTTTACTAGCAAAGAAGAGAACTTGTGCAGCCTTATTATCCCTCTTCGAGAg GTGACAATAGTGGAAAAGGCAGACAGCTCCAGTGTGCTGCCTAGCCCACTGTCCATCAGCACGAAAAACAGAATGACATTCCTCTTTGCCAACTTGAAAGACAGAGACTTCCTTGTACAGAGGATCTCAGACTTTCTGCAACAAACCACTTCAAAAATATACTtggataaaaatatttctggaagcTATATCAGCTCAGATGATGAG GTGTTTACAAGGTCCAGTAGTTTAATTTCTGCCAGCCCTCACAAAAGCCTGAGCTCTGAGTCGGAGGGAGAGCGACAATTCAACCTCAATGATAATGGCATTCCGACAGCAACTCAAGCTCTAATGACAATGTATCGGCGCAGGTCACCCGAGGAGTTCAACCCCAAGCTG GCCAAGGAGTTCCTGAAGGAACAGGCCTGGAAGATTCACTTTGCTGAATATGGCCAAGGGGTGTGTATGTATCGTACAGAGAAAACAAGAGACCTTGTGCTAAAGGGCATTCCAGAGAGCATGAGAGGGGAACTTTGGCTGCTCTTTTCAG GAGCCATTAATGAAATGGCCACTCATCCTGGCTATTATGAGGACCTAGTGGAGAAATCAATGGGAAAATACAATCTTGCTACCGAAGAGATAGAGAGGGATCTGCACCGCTCCCTTCCAGAACACCCTGCATTCCAGAATGAGATGGGTATTGCTGCTTTAAGGAGAGTCTTGACAGCTTATGCTTTCAGAAATCCAAACATAGGATATTGTCAG gCTATGAATATTGTCACTTCAGTGCTCCTCCTTTATGCAAAAGAGGAGGAAGCTTtctggctgctggtggctctgtgTGAGCGCATGCTGCCTGACTACTACAACACAAGAGTTGTTG GAGCATTGGTGGATCAGGGTGTCTTTGAAGAGTTGGCTCGTGACTACATTCCACAGCTTTATGACTGCATGCAGGACTTGGGTGTAATCTCCACCATCTCCCTGTCCTGGTTCCTCACTCTTTTCCTCAGTGTAATGCCATTTGAAAGTGCTGTGGTAGTTGTGGATTGTTTCTTCTGTGAAGGAATAAAGGTGATCTTTCAGTTAGCACTCGCTGTCCTTGAAGCTAATGTAGACAAGCTGCTTAACTGTAAAGATGATGGAGAAGCCATGACAGTCTTGGGAAG ATATTTGGACAGCGTAACTAATAAGGACAGCACTCTTCCTCCCATTCCTCATCTTCACTCCCTGCTCAGTGATGATGTAGAGCCTTATCCTGAGGTGGATATCTTCAGGCTAATCAGGTCTTCCTATGAG aaATTTGGAAGTATCCGGGCAGATTTAATTGAACAAATGAGATTCAAACAAAGACTGAAGGTCATCCAAACCCTCGAAGATACTACAAAGCGCAACGTG GTACGAACTATTGTGACAGAGACTTCTTTTACTATTGATGAACTGGAGGAACTATATGCGCTTTTCAAG GCAGAGCACCTGACGAGCTGCTACTGGGGAGGGAACAGCAACGCCACGGAGCGGCACGACCCCAGCCTGCCGTACCTGGAGCAGTACCGCATTGACTTCGAGCAGTTCAAGGGCATGTTcgccctgctcttcccctggGCCTGCGGGACTCACTCCGACGTGCTGGCTGCCCGCCTCTTCAGGCTGCTGGACGAGAATGGAGATCTGCTCATCAACTTCCGCGAGTTCGTCTCCGGGCTGA GTGCAGCATGCCATGGAGATCTAACAGAGAAGCTGAAGCTCCTGTATAAAATGCATGTTTTGCCTG ATCCATCCCCTGAGCAAGAAGAGCCAGACTCTGCTTTTGAAGCTACTCAGTACTTTTTTGAGGACATCACACCTGACTGTACACATG GCAAGAAGAGCTCACAAGAAAATCGAAATTACCTGAAAATGTGGAGCCAAGAGAATAAATCCAAAGCAAAAAACACAAAGGACTTGCCCAAGCTGAATCAG GGGCAGTTCATTGAGCTGTGCAAGACGATGTACAACATGTTCAGTGAAGACCCCAACGAGCAGGACCTGTACCACGCCACGGCTGCCGTGACGAGCTTGCTCCTGGAGATCGGGGAGGTTGGGAAGCTCTTCAGCACACAGCCCCCCAGtgacacagagagcagcaacagctgcagcaaagccatTCAGGGCCAGCTGTTCCAGAAGAAGGAGCAGCATCAGTtccccctggagcagcacaaggcGTTCCGGGACAGCCTGGTGGCCGGCGAGGAGGAGGCTGCGGGCACCGACAGCGCCCTGGGCATGCAGATGGAGGACATTAAGCTGGAAGACTCTTCTCCCAGGGACAATGGAGCCTGCTCTTCCATGCTCATTTCTGATGATGACACCAAGGACGACAGCTCCATGTCCTCCTACTCGGTGCTGAGCGCGGGCTCCCACgaggaggagaagctgcacTGCGAGGACATCGGGGAGGACACGGTTCTGGTGAGGAGCGGCCACGCGCCCGCCCTGCGCCGGAGCACCAGCATCGACAGGGACTGGGCCATCACCTTCGAACAGTTCCTGGCCTCCCTTCTGACTGAGCCAGCCCTGGTCAGGTACTTTGACAAGCCTGTGTCCATGATGGCTAGGATTACCAATGCTAAAAACATCAGGATGAGGGGAAAACCAATAACCTCGGCCAGCGACTATGAAATCTCTACTATGTCGGGATAA
- the TBC1D9 gene encoding TBC1 domain family member 9 isoform X1 → MWVNPEEVLLANALWVTERANPYFILQRRKGHGGDGGGGGLAGLLVGTLDVVLDSSARVAPYRILYQAPDSLVYWTIACGCSRKEITEHWEWLEQNLLQTLSIFENENDINTFVRGKIQGIIAEYNKINGIKEDDDTEKFKEAIVKFHKLFGMPEEEKLVNYYSCSYWKGKVPRQGWVYLSINHLCFYSFLMGREAKLVIRWVDITQLEKNATLLFPDMIKVSTRSSEHFFSVFLNISETFKLMEQLANIAMRQLLDNEGFEQDRSLPKLKKKSPKKVSALKRDLDARAKSERYRALFRLPKDEKLDGHTDCTLWTPFNKMHILGQMFVSTNYICFTSKEENLCSLIIPLREVTIVEKADSSSVLPSPLSISTKNRMTFLFANLKDRDFLVQRISDFLQQTTSKIYLDKNISGSYISSDDEVFTRSSSLISASPHKSLSSESEGERQFNLNDNGIPTATQALMTMYRRRSPEEFNPKLAKEFLKEQAWKIHFAEYGQGVCMYRTEKTRDLVLKGIPESMRGELWLLFSGAINEMATHPGYYEDLVEKSMGKYNLATEEIERDLHRSLPEHPAFQNEMGIAALRRVLTAYAFRNPNIGYCQAMNIVTSVLLLYAKEEEAFWLLVALCERMLPDYYNTRVVGALVDQGVFEELARDYIPQLYDCMQDLGVISTISLSWFLTLFLSVMPFESAVVVVDCFFCEGIKVIFQLALAVLEANVDKLLNCKDDGEAMTVLGRYLDSVTNKDSTLPPIPHLHSLLSDDVEPYPEVDIFRLIRSSYEKFGSIRADLIEQMRFKQRLKVIQTLEDTTKRNVVRTIVTETSFTIDELEELYALFKAEHLTSCYWGGNSNATERHDPSLPYLEQYRIDFEQFKGMFALLFPWACGTHSDVLAARLFRLLDENGDLLINFREFVSGLSAACHGDLTEKLKLLYKMHVLPDPSPEQEEPDSAFEATQYFFEDITPDCTHVVGLDSRNKHGVDDGFVTVSLKTDKGKKSSQENRNYLKMWSQENKSKAKNTKDLPKLNQGQFIELCKTMYNMFSEDPNEQDLYHATAAVTSLLLEIGEVGKLFSTQPPSDTESSNSCSKAIQGQLFQKKEQHQFPLEQHKAFRDSLVAGEEEAAGTDSALGMQMEDIKLEDSSPRDNGACSSMLISDDDTKDDSSMSSYSVLSAGSHEEEKLHCEDIGEDTVLVRSGHAPALRRSTSIDRDWAITFEQFLASLLTEPALVRYFDKPVSMMARITNAKNIRMRGKPITSASDYEISTMSG, encoded by the exons GTTGCTCAAGGAAGGAAATCACTGaacactgggaatggctggaacAGAATTTGTTGCAAACTCTTTCAATCTTTGAAAATGAGAATGACATAAATACATTTGTCAGAGGAAAAATACAG GGCATCATTGCTGAGTACAACAAAATCAATGGCATCAAGGAGGATGACGACACAGAAAAATTCAAGGAAGCCATAGTGAAATTTCACAAGCTGTTTGGGATGCCAGAAGAAGAGAAATTAGTGAACTACTACTCCTGCAGTTACTGGAAGGGGAAGGTTCCCCGTCAGGGCTGGGTGTATCTCAGCATTAATCACCTTTGCTTTTACTCTTTCCTCATGGGCAGGGAAG CAAAGTTAGTTATCCGTTGGGTTGATATCACTCAGCTGGAGAAGAATGCTACATTGCTCTTCCCTGATATGATCAAAGTGAGCACAAGGTCAAGTGAACATTTCTTCTCAGTATTCCTTAATATCAGTGAGACATTTAAACTAATGGAACAGCTTGCCAATATAGCTATGCGACAGCTGTTGGACAATGAAGGATTTGAACAAGACAGGTCATTAcccaaactgaaaaagaaatcccccaaaaaagtATCTGCTCTAAAACG GGATCTTGATGCCAGAGCTAAGAGCGAGAGATACCGCGCATTGTTCCGGCTTCCCAAGGATGAGAAATTGGATGGACACACAGACTGTACTCTTTGGACTCCATTCAACAAAATGCATATTTTGGGTCAGATGTTTGTTTCTACAAACTACATTTGCTTTACTAGCAAAGAAGAGAACTTGTGCAGCCTTATTATCCCTCTTCGAGAg GTGACAATAGTGGAAAAGGCAGACAGCTCCAGTGTGCTGCCTAGCCCACTGTCCATCAGCACGAAAAACAGAATGACATTCCTCTTTGCCAACTTGAAAGACAGAGACTTCCTTGTACAGAGGATCTCAGACTTTCTGCAACAAACCACTTCAAAAATATACTtggataaaaatatttctggaagcTATATCAGCTCAGATGATGAG GTGTTTACAAGGTCCAGTAGTTTAATTTCTGCCAGCCCTCACAAAAGCCTGAGCTCTGAGTCGGAGGGAGAGCGACAATTCAACCTCAATGATAATGGCATTCCGACAGCAACTCAAGCTCTAATGACAATGTATCGGCGCAGGTCACCCGAGGAGTTCAACCCCAAGCTG GCCAAGGAGTTCCTGAAGGAACAGGCCTGGAAGATTCACTTTGCTGAATATGGCCAAGGGGTGTGTATGTATCGTACAGAGAAAACAAGAGACCTTGTGCTAAAGGGCATTCCAGAGAGCATGAGAGGGGAACTTTGGCTGCTCTTTTCAG GAGCCATTAATGAAATGGCCACTCATCCTGGCTATTATGAGGACCTAGTGGAGAAATCAATGGGAAAATACAATCTTGCTACCGAAGAGATAGAGAGGGATCTGCACCGCTCCCTTCCAGAACACCCTGCATTCCAGAATGAGATGGGTATTGCTGCTTTAAGGAGAGTCTTGACAGCTTATGCTTTCAGAAATCCAAACATAGGATATTGTCAG gCTATGAATATTGTCACTTCAGTGCTCCTCCTTTATGCAAAAGAGGAGGAAGCTTtctggctgctggtggctctgtgTGAGCGCATGCTGCCTGACTACTACAACACAAGAGTTGTTG GAGCATTGGTGGATCAGGGTGTCTTTGAAGAGTTGGCTCGTGACTACATTCCACAGCTTTATGACTGCATGCAGGACTTGGGTGTAATCTCCACCATCTCCCTGTCCTGGTTCCTCACTCTTTTCCTCAGTGTAATGCCATTTGAAAGTGCTGTGGTAGTTGTGGATTGTTTCTTCTGTGAAGGAATAAAGGTGATCTTTCAGTTAGCACTCGCTGTCCTTGAAGCTAATGTAGACAAGCTGCTTAACTGTAAAGATGATGGAGAAGCCATGACAGTCTTGGGAAG ATATTTGGACAGCGTAACTAATAAGGACAGCACTCTTCCTCCCATTCCTCATCTTCACTCCCTGCTCAGTGATGATGTAGAGCCTTATCCTGAGGTGGATATCTTCAGGCTAATCAGGTCTTCCTATGAG aaATTTGGAAGTATCCGGGCAGATTTAATTGAACAAATGAGATTCAAACAAAGACTGAAGGTCATCCAAACCCTCGAAGATACTACAAAGCGCAACGTG GTACGAACTATTGTGACAGAGACTTCTTTTACTATTGATGAACTGGAGGAACTATATGCGCTTTTCAAG GCAGAGCACCTGACGAGCTGCTACTGGGGAGGGAACAGCAACGCCACGGAGCGGCACGACCCCAGCCTGCCGTACCTGGAGCAGTACCGCATTGACTTCGAGCAGTTCAAGGGCATGTTcgccctgctcttcccctggGCCTGCGGGACTCACTCCGACGTGCTGGCTGCCCGCCTCTTCAGGCTGCTGGACGAGAATGGAGATCTGCTCATCAACTTCCGCGAGTTCGTCTCCGGGCTGA GTGCAGCATGCCATGGAGATCTAACAGAGAAGCTGAAGCTCCTGTATAAAATGCATGTTTTGCCTG ATCCATCCCCTGAGCAAGAAGAGCCAGACTCTGCTTTTGAAGCTACTCAGTACTTTTTTGAGGACATCACACCTGACTGTACACATG TTGTTGGCCTAGACAGCAGGAACAAACATGGAGTAGATGATGGGTTTGTTACAGTGAGTCTGAAAACAGACAAAG GCAAGAAGAGCTCACAAGAAAATCGAAATTACCTGAAAATGTGGAGCCAAGAGAATAAATCCAAAGCAAAAAACACAAAGGACTTGCCCAAGCTGAATCAG GGGCAGTTCATTGAGCTGTGCAAGACGATGTACAACATGTTCAGTGAAGACCCCAACGAGCAGGACCTGTACCACGCCACGGCTGCCGTGACGAGCTTGCTCCTGGAGATCGGGGAGGTTGGGAAGCTCTTCAGCACACAGCCCCCCAGtgacacagagagcagcaacagctgcagcaaagccatTCAGGGCCAGCTGTTCCAGAAGAAGGAGCAGCATCAGTtccccctggagcagcacaaggcGTTCCGGGACAGCCTGGTGGCCGGCGAGGAGGAGGCTGCGGGCACCGACAGCGCCCTGGGCATGCAGATGGAGGACATTAAGCTGGAAGACTCTTCTCCCAGGGACAATGGAGCCTGCTCTTCCATGCTCATTTCTGATGATGACACCAAGGACGACAGCTCCATGTCCTCCTACTCGGTGCTGAGCGCGGGCTCCCACgaggaggagaagctgcacTGCGAGGACATCGGGGAGGACACGGTTCTGGTGAGGAGCGGCCACGCGCCCGCCCTGCGCCGGAGCACCAGCATCGACAGGGACTGGGCCATCACCTTCGAACAGTTCCTGGCCTCCCTTCTGACTGAGCCAGCCCTGGTCAGGTACTTTGACAAGCCTGTGTCCATGATGGCTAGGATTACCAATGCTAAAAACATCAGGATGAGGGGAAAACCAATAACCTCGGCCAGCGACTATGAAATCTCTACTATGTCGGGATAA